In Candidatus Defluviilinea proxima, a single genomic region encodes these proteins:
- a CDS encoding ABC transporter ATP-binding protein codes for MTTITSPAEFSMQRPVQYDRTGPVAWVWSHARRHWWIIIMMVIGAAGNAGLAAVVPVLTGNAFNAMLQPKPDTSVLLPLALIIGISQVIRGALQFGRNFGAELLAQNMERQVRDELYLSLLGKSMTFHNLQPVGDTMARATNDVRELNYMFSPGVNLVVGSFIFILMPIFVAGRYHPSLVITPVVFIILYFFFLVHYLKTLSPVTDEVRSSFGEMNTHLSESLDGVEVVKGASQENAEVDKFVMNASRVRHAFVKQGDLEGRYVAMLLLGSAYAFGLFHALLLFRSGQVDLGGVVAYFGLLRLLEFPTFTATFAYSQISSGISGARRILELINRETNLDQNAQGYAEPMRGEIEFRDVEFAYPTMKEEKSKGSTENVLSGISFKVKQGQTVAIVGQTGAGKTSLVKLLNRTYDTTRGQVLVDGVDVRDWNLASLRSQISMIEQDIFLFSRSVSDNLAFGKPGATQSEIEAAAKSAQADDFIHSFDKGYETVVGERGVTLSGGQRQRIALGRAFLTDPHILILDDSTSAIDSATEDKIQRAISNAARGRTTFIITHRLSQIRWADLIIVLRKGKIAAIGTHDELMKTSEAYSRIFRE; via the coding sequence ATGACTACGATTACATCCCCTGCTGAATTTTCAATGCAACGCCCAGTGCAATATGACCGCACTGGCCCTGTTGCCTGGGTTTGGTCACACGCGCGGCGTCACTGGTGGATCATCATTATGATGGTTATTGGCGCGGCGGGCAATGCGGGGCTGGCCGCCGTGGTGCCCGTGCTGACAGGCAATGCGTTCAATGCTATGTTGCAACCGAAACCTGATACCAGTGTATTGTTACCGCTCGCGTTGATCATCGGTATTTCACAAGTTATTCGCGGCGCTCTGCAGTTTGGGCGCAACTTCGGCGCAGAACTTCTGGCACAAAATATGGAACGTCAGGTGCGCGATGAGCTGTACCTTTCCCTGCTTGGCAAGAGCATGACCTTTCATAACCTGCAACCCGTTGGCGATACGATGGCACGCGCTACGAACGATGTACGCGAACTCAACTATATGTTCAGTCCGGGCGTCAACCTCGTTGTGGGGTCGTTCATCTTCATCCTGATGCCCATCTTCGTGGCCGGGCGATATCATCCGTCGCTGGTCATCACGCCGGTCGTGTTCATCATTCTGTATTTCTTTTTCCTCGTCCACTATCTAAAAACGCTTTCACCGGTCACAGACGAAGTACGTTCCTCGTTCGGCGAAATGAACACGCACCTTTCCGAATCATTGGACGGTGTGGAGGTGGTAAAAGGCGCTTCACAGGAAAATGCTGAGGTGGATAAATTTGTGATGAACGCCAGCCGCGTGCGACATGCCTTCGTCAAACAAGGTGACCTCGAGGGACGTTACGTCGCAATGCTTCTGCTCGGTTCCGCCTATGCTTTTGGGCTGTTTCATGCTCTTCTGCTTTTCCGCAGCGGACAAGTTGATCTCGGTGGCGTGGTGGCATACTTCGGCTTGTTACGTCTACTTGAGTTCCCCACTTTCACTGCGACCTTTGCCTATTCACAAATATCTTCGGGTATCTCCGGCGCGCGCCGCATTCTGGAGTTGATCAACCGCGAGACCAACCTCGACCAAAATGCACAAGGATATGCCGAACCAATGCGAGGCGAGATCGAGTTCCGGGATGTGGAATTTGCCTACCCAACAATGAAAGAGGAAAAAAGCAAAGGCTCCACTGAAAACGTCTTGAGCGGTATCTCCTTCAAAGTCAAACAGGGACAGACCGTTGCCATCGTTGGGCAAACCGGTGCGGGAAAAACTTCCCTGGTGAAATTATTGAATCGTACCTACGATACAACACGCGGACAAGTCCTTGTGGATGGCGTAGATGTACGCGATTGGAATCTCGCGTCGCTCCGTTCGCAGATTTCGATGATCGAACAGGATATTTTCCTCTTCTCACGTTCTGTCAGCGATAACCTCGCTTTCGGGAAACCGGGAGCAACTCAAAGTGAGATCGAAGCGGCGGCCAAGTCCGCACAGGCCGATGACTTTATCCACTCGTTCGATAAAGGATATGAGACTGTGGTCGGTGAACGCGGCGTCACATTATCGGGCGGGCAACGTCAACGCATTGCGCTGGGACGTGCCTTCCTGACCGACCCGCACATTCTGATTCTGGATGACTCCACATCCGCCATCGACTCGGCCACCGAGGATAAGATCCAACGCGCCATCTCCAACGCCGCCCGAGGACGAACGACCTTCATCATCACGCATCGTCTCTCGCAGATCCGCTGGGCCGACTTAATCATTGTGCTTCGCAAGGGCAAGATCGCCGCGATAGGCACACACGACGAATTGATGAAAACATCCGAGGCATACTCGAGAATTTTTAGGGAGTAG
- a CDS encoding phosphotransferase — protein MNLPSEFISNIQGVFKEEGHAFLKALPNLITEASARWGLTDVRPAPTLSYNFVAFARRGKVISPYDTISPQTKGRGDPAPTDVVLKMGVPNDEMRSEMAALRLFDGEGACKLLDYDEERCWMLLEKLNPGVMLSTLEDDEEATHIAADVMKRIWVPLESDSLLSVREQAPAFHKFIQLTDWFDGLKRLRNMYDGGTGPLNEKLVERVESSVKDFFAENHSPVLMHGDFHHFNILSSERGWLVIDPKGVIGPAGYEVGPFMINPWGKLSDGISRPLILKRIDILHEHLGFERERILEWSLAHAILSAWWGVEDRTGWEYASNFAEMLASL, from the coding sequence ATGAACCTTCCTTCTGAATTCATTTCCAACATACAAGGCGTTTTCAAGGAAGAGGGACATGCCTTTTTGAAGGCATTACCCAACCTGATCACAGAGGCATCCGCGCGCTGGGGCTTGACCGATGTTCGCCCTGCGCCAACGCTTTCTTATAATTTTGTGGCATTTGCACGTAGGGGCAAGGTCATCTCGCCCTATGACACGATTAGCCCTCAAACAAAAGGTCGGGGGGACCCCGCCCCTACCGATGTTGTACTCAAAATGGGTGTGCCGAACGACGAAATGAGAAGTGAAATGGCAGCGTTACGTCTCTTCGATGGGGAAGGCGCATGTAAATTACTCGATTACGATGAAGAACGATGTTGGATGTTGCTGGAGAAGTTGAATCCCGGTGTGATGCTATCCACGTTGGAGGATGATGAGGAAGCAACTCATATTGCGGCGGATGTGATGAAGAGGATATGGGTGCCTTTGGAATCGGACAGCTTGCTGTCCGTGCGGGAGCAAGCTCCCGCATTCCATAAATTCATTCAACTCACCGATTGGTTCGATGGGTTGAAACGATTACGAAATATGTACGATGGAGGAACAGGGCCATTGAACGAGAAACTTGTGGAACGTGTAGAAAGTTCGGTGAAGGATTTCTTTGCTGAGAATCACAGTCCCGTTTTGATGCATGGGGATTTTCATCACTTCAATATTTTGTCTTCGGAACGTGGATGGTTGGTGATCGATCCAAAGGGAGTCATCGGGCCTGCAGGGTATGAAGTAGGACCGTTTATGATCAACCCGTGGGGAAAGCTTTCGGACGGAATCAGCCGTCCCTTAATATTGAAGCGGATCGATATCCTGCATGAGCATTTGGGATTTGAACGTGAAAGAATCCTAGAGTGGAGTCTGGCACATGCAATCCTATCTGCATGGTGGGGCGTTGAAGATCGTACAGGCTGGGAATATGCATCGAATTTCGCAGAGATGCTTGCATCTCTTTAA
- a CDS encoding RNA-binding transcriptional accessory protein produces the protein MTHAEQIASQLNVKPSQVTAVINLIDEGNTVPFIARYRKEMTGSLDDEQIRIIADELVRLRALDERRTAILASIEEQGKLTDELRASINAAVTMTALEDLYAPYKKKRRTRAMVAREKGLDALAELIIEQSGKGSPEEIAKQFLNDQVTNIEEALQGARDIVAETISDNANVRAATREKALKFGKIRVEKIKNAVDEKAVYESYYAFENRVDRLMPHQILAITRGEKEGILRVHVDVAERDWLDAIQAEFEEDIISPFAEQLELAVRDSAERLLLPAIERDVRREKSEAADNHAIQVFATNLRALLGQAPLANHVVLGIDPGFRTGCKVAVVDATGKLLDTGTIYPHEPKNDWNGAIKILEDMINRHHVTLITIGNGTASRETEKLAAELVRATRESPQPTKYLIVNEAGASVYSASPLARAEFPDLDVTIRGAVSIARRAQDPLAELVKIDPKSIGVGMYQHDVDQTALTHALDGVVESVVNRVGVDVNTASPALLTHVAGIGPKLANNIVAHRDTNGPFKSRTALRKVAGLGPKAFEQAAGFMRIRNGSNPLDESAIHPESYTIAESILALAGLSAGSPLSDRISALESLTSKTSVEELAKQLNCGVPTLKDILEQLVRPGRDPRADTPAPILRSDVLKAEDLLTGMQLKGTVRNVVDFGAFVDIGVKGDGLLHRTQIPNGTVLKVGDIIDVEIQKIEPERGRISLGWVK, from the coding sequence ATGACACACGCAGAACAAATCGCATCCCAACTTAACGTCAAACCATCGCAAGTGACCGCCGTCATCAACCTGATCGACGAAGGCAACACCGTCCCATTCATTGCCCGCTACCGCAAGGAGATGACAGGTTCTCTCGACGACGAACAGATCCGCATCATCGCCGACGAACTTGTCCGTTTGCGGGCGCTGGATGAACGTCGCACCGCTATCCTTGCCTCCATTGAAGAACAAGGCAAACTTACTGACGAATTACGCGCCAGCATCAATGCCGCCGTCACCATGACTGCACTCGAAGATCTGTACGCGCCTTATAAAAAGAAACGTCGCACGCGTGCCATGGTCGCCCGTGAAAAAGGACTGGACGCACTGGCAGAATTGATCATCGAACAATCGGGCAAAGGTTCACCCGAAGAGATTGCAAAGCAATTTCTCAACGACCAAGTCACAAATATCGAAGAAGCCTTGCAAGGCGCACGTGACATCGTCGCTGAAACGATCAGTGACAATGCCAACGTCCGCGCCGCGACTCGCGAGAAGGCTCTCAAGTTCGGCAAGATCCGTGTGGAAAAGATCAAAAATGCCGTGGACGAAAAAGCCGTTTACGAATCCTATTACGCGTTCGAGAACCGCGTTGACCGCCTCATGCCGCACCAGATCCTTGCCATCACACGCGGCGAAAAGGAAGGCATCCTGCGTGTGCATGTGGATGTCGCTGAACGTGATTGGCTCGATGCCATTCAAGCTGAATTCGAAGAAGATATCATCAGTCCCTTCGCTGAACAACTTGAGCTCGCTGTCCGAGATTCAGCCGAACGATTATTGCTCCCTGCCATTGAACGCGATGTCCGCCGCGAAAAAAGCGAAGCCGCTGATAACCATGCCATCCAAGTCTTCGCCACCAACCTGCGTGCGTTGCTCGGGCAAGCTCCACTTGCCAATCATGTTGTGCTAGGCATCGATCCTGGCTTTCGCACAGGTTGTAAGGTCGCTGTTGTAGATGCCACAGGCAAACTACTCGATACAGGCACGATCTATCCGCACGAACCGAAGAATGATTGGAATGGCGCGATCAAAATTCTCGAAGACATGATCAACCGTCATCATGTCACGCTCATCACCATCGGCAACGGCACCGCCTCACGCGAAACCGAAAAATTGGCGGCTGAACTCGTAAGGGCGACTCGCGAGTCGCCCCAACCAACCAAATATCTCATCGTCAACGAAGCAGGCGCATCGGTCTACTCTGCATCACCCCTCGCACGCGCCGAATTCCCCGATCTCGATGTCACCATTCGCGGCGCGGTATCCATTGCCCGCCGTGCGCAAGATCCGCTGGCCGAACTTGTGAAGATCGATCCCAAGTCCATCGGCGTGGGCATGTATCAACACGATGTCGATCAAACCGCCCTCACACACGCCCTCGATGGCGTTGTCGAAAGCGTGGTCAACCGCGTCGGTGTGGATGTCAACACCGCCAGCCCCGCTTTGCTCACACATGTCGCGGGCATCGGTCCCAAACTCGCGAACAACATCGTCGCTCATCGCGATACCAACGGTCCGTTCAAATCACGCACCGCGCTTCGCAAGGTGGCAGGGCTTGGACCCAAAGCGTTCGAACAAGCGGCAGGCTTTATGCGGATTCGAAACGGGTCGAACCCGTTGGATGAGTCAGCGATACATCCTGAATCCTACACAATAGCTGAATCCATTCTCGCTCTTGCCGGACTTTCAGCTGGTTCGCCATTAAGTGACCGTATCTCCGCCTTGGAATCTCTCACATCAAAAACTTCAGTTGAAGAATTAGCCAAGCAATTGAACTGCGGTGTTCCAACACTAAAAGATATTCTCGAACAACTCGTCCGCCCAGGACGTGACCCGCGCGCCGACACACCCGCACCCATCCTGCGCTCTGACGTACTCAAAGCCGAAGACTTGCTGACCGGCATGCAACTCAAAGGGACAGTCCGCAACGTGGTGGATTTTGGCGCCTTCGTGGATATCGGTGTCAAAGGTGACGGCTTGTTACACCGCACCCAGATCCCCAACGGTACCGTTCTCAAAGTTGGTGACATCATCGATGTGGAGATCCAAAAGATCGAACCCGAACGTGGACGCATCAGTCTCGGTTGGGTAAAGTAA
- a CDS encoding adenylate kinase, protein MLTYIVLLGPPGAGKGTQSKVLETELGLPHISTGGIFRENIKNGTPLGKLANTYISKGHLVPDDVTIAMLRERFTQPDCKTGAILDGFPRTPIQADELEVLLNSLGGQVNFVLLITAPVESLIDRLAGRWICKAYGHAFHEHFNPPREKGICDIDGSGLYQREDDKAETILNRIEVYQNQTAPLIQYYQERGLLIEINGTATIEEVSSQVMSVLQMERSSGD, encoded by the coding sequence ATGCTTACGTACATCGTATTGCTGGGTCCTCCTGGAGCGGGAAAAGGTACACAATCTAAAGTTTTGGAAACCGAACTCGGTTTGCCACATATTTCCACGGGAGGTATTTTCCGTGAGAATATAAAAAACGGCACACCATTGGGCAAATTGGCGAATACATATATAAGTAAAGGTCATCTGGTACCAGATGACGTAACAATCGCCATGTTACGTGAACGCTTCACACAGCCAGATTGCAAAACTGGAGCCATCTTGGATGGCTTTCCACGTACACCTATCCAGGCAGATGAACTTGAAGTCTTGTTGAATAGTTTAGGGGGGCAGGTCAACTTCGTCCTTCTTATCACCGCCCCCGTAGAGTCCTTGATTGACCGGTTGGCGGGAAGATGGATTTGCAAAGCATATGGTCACGCTTTCCACGAACACTTCAATCCACCCAGAGAAAAAGGAATATGCGATATCGATGGCTCTGGTCTTTATCAACGCGAAGATGATAAAGCTGAAACGATCCTAAACCGTATTGAAGTCTATCAAAACCAAACAGCCCCTCTGATCCAATATTATCAGGAGCGTGGACTTCTGATCGAAATCAATGGTACTGCGACAATTGAAGAAGTTTCCAGTCAAGTGATGTCTGTATTACAAATGGAGAGGTCTTCTGGTGATTAA
- a CDS encoding ABC transporter ATP-binding protein → MGFFAGLNDEKYDRQYSDRDLTRRIFGYFKPQAKRLTSVMGLVIVIAVIGAALPVVVARMVDLLKGEPTFTAISLVGLAVLLIGIGTWGLNWARRSLVVRAVGDVVLDLRTRAFRAAAEHDLSFYDQFSSGRIVSRITSDTNDFGQLIIIITDVGSQFVQAFILGVVLFRTDLKLSLMLMAFLPIIFAIASGFRVLARRVTKRGMKAMSDVNAAIKETISGISIAKNFRQEASIFESFDESNQQSYRVNVQRGFVLSLVFPTLNALGGVFVAILVYVGGFNAAQGILAVGAWYLFIMSLDQFFFPVLNLSAFWAQIQAGLSAAERAFALIDADPNVIQTDKRDVPALKGNIHFDDIHFRYTDNEPILTHFNLLIQPGENLALVGHTGAGKSSIAKLIARFYEYQQGRLLIDGHDIRTFDLAQYRKQLGIVSQVPFLFSGTVADNIRYAAPNASEQEMLEMARKIGDGEWLETLPNGIQTEVGERGARLSMGQRQLVALMRVLMQKPAIFILDEATASIDPFTEWQIQQALNLILKNSTSILIAHRLSTVKAADRIVVMEKGTIIEEGNHEGLLAQSGHYSTLYNTYFRHQSLAYVEKAREMINK, encoded by the coding sequence ATGGGTTTCTTTGCAGGACTTAACGACGAAAAATATGACCGACAATACAGCGACCGCGATCTGACGCGTCGGATTTTCGGGTACTTCAAACCACAGGCAAAACGGCTCACATCGGTGATGGGCTTGGTGATCGTGATCGCGGTCATCGGCGCGGCATTACCGGTGGTAGTTGCACGCATGGTGGATCTACTTAAAGGCGAACCAACATTTACAGCCATTAGCTTAGTTGGGTTGGCAGTGTTGTTGATCGGCATCGGCACATGGGGTTTGAACTGGGCGCGTCGTAGTTTGGTGGTGCGTGCCGTAGGCGATGTAGTGCTCGACCTACGTACACGTGCCTTCCGTGCGGCGGCAGAACATGATCTCTCGTTCTATGATCAATTCTCCTCAGGTCGTATCGTTTCACGCATCACATCCGACACAAACGACTTCGGCCAGCTCATTATCATCATCACCGATGTTGGTTCACAATTTGTACAAGCCTTCATCCTTGGTGTGGTCTTGTTTCGCACCGACCTGAAACTTTCGCTGATGCTCATGGCTTTTCTGCCGATCATCTTCGCAATCGCATCAGGCTTCCGCGTGCTGGCACGACGCGTCACCAAACGCGGCATGAAGGCCATGTCCGATGTCAACGCGGCGATCAAGGAAACGATCAGCGGCATCAGCATCGCCAAGAACTTCCGCCAGGAAGCAAGCATCTTTGAATCGTTCGACGAATCGAATCAACAATCGTATCGCGTCAACGTACAACGTGGGTTTGTGCTTTCTTTGGTCTTCCCCACGCTCAATGCACTCGGTGGAGTTTTTGTAGCCATCCTCGTATATGTTGGTGGCTTCAACGCGGCGCAGGGTATCCTTGCGGTTGGCGCATGGTATCTTTTCATCATGAGTCTTGATCAGTTCTTCTTCCCCGTGCTAAACCTCTCCGCATTCTGGGCACAGATCCAGGCAGGCCTCTCCGCCGCCGAACGTGCCTTCGCTTTGATCGATGCCGATCCCAATGTGATCCAAACGGATAAACGGGACGTACCTGCCCTCAAAGGCAACATCCACTTTGATGATATTCACTTCCGCTATACGGACAACGAACCGATTCTGACTCACTTCAACCTGCTCATACAGCCCGGAGAGAATCTTGCCCTTGTCGGACACACCGGTGCAGGCAAGTCATCCATTGCCAAGTTGATCGCTCGTTTCTACGAATATCAGCAGGGACGCTTGCTCATCGACGGTCACGACATCCGCACATTTGATCTCGCGCAATATCGCAAGCAACTTGGCATTGTGTCACAGGTCCCGTTCTTGTTTTCGGGGACGGTGGCAGATAACATCCGCTATGCCGCACCAAACGCATCTGAACAGGAAATGCTAGAGATGGCACGCAAGATCGGAGATGGAGAATGGTTGGAAACGCTCCCGAACGGGATCCAGACCGAAGTTGGGGAAAGAGGCGCGCGGCTTTCAATGGGACAACGTCAACTTGTAGCGTTGATGCGCGTCCTGATGCAGAAGCCCGCCATCTTCATCCTGGATGAAGCGACTGCGAGCATTGATCCGTTCACAGAGTGGCAGATCCAACAGGCGCTGAATCTCATCCTGAAAAATTCGACAAGTATTTTGATCGCGCATCGCCTATCGACAGTGAAGGCGGCAGATCGAATTGTTGTGATGGAAAAGGGAACGATCATCGAGGAAGGCAATCACGAAGGCCTGCTCGCACAAAGCGGACATTACTCAACGCTATACAACACGTATTTCAGGCATCAAAGTCTGGCGTATGTGGAAAAAGCAAGAGAGATGATCAACAAATGA